One Sodalinema gerasimenkoae IPPAS B-353 DNA segment encodes these proteins:
- a CDS encoding SDR family oxidoreductase, which translates to MTSSQGQLALITGASSGIGKATALAFAEAGINLALLSRSQDKLEQVAIAARKFGVTADVFPCDLLEVEQLRDRFATLAQKLGKVDILVNNAGIGYINSLTDTPLADWERVFRLNVTSVVESTCGILPTMRANGGGIIINVSSIAGKQAFPNWGAYSASKFAMMGFSQTLAAEEREHGIRVTAICPGAVNTPIWDTETMDKAGFDRNSMLTPEAVAQAILQAVQLPQGAVLEEVTIMPSGGAF; encoded by the coding sequence ATGACCTCCAGCCAAGGACAACTTGCCCTCATTACCGGAGCCAGTAGCGGGATTGGTAAAGCCACCGCCCTGGCCTTTGCTGAAGCGGGGATTAATCTGGCCCTGCTCAGTCGCTCCCAGGATAAACTCGAACAGGTGGCGATCGCCGCCCGTAAGTTCGGCGTCACAGCCGATGTGTTTCCCTGTGACTTGCTCGAAGTCGAACAACTGCGCGATCGCTTCGCCACCCTGGCCCAGAAGTTAGGCAAAGTCGATATCCTCGTCAACAACGCCGGGATTGGCTATATCAACAGCCTTACCGACACCCCTCTAGCGGATTGGGAACGAGTCTTCCGCCTCAATGTCACCAGTGTTGTTGAGTCCACCTGCGGCATCCTCCCCACCATGCGAGCCAACGGCGGCGGCATCATCATCAATGTTTCCTCCATCGCCGGAAAACAGGCGTTTCCCAACTGGGGGGCCTATTCCGCTAGTAAATTTGCCATGATGGGCTTCTCCCAAACCCTCGCTGCCGAGGAACGAGAGCATGGCATTCGGGTTACCGCCATTTGTCCAGGGGCCGTCAACACCCCCATCTGGGACACGGAAACTATGGATAAAGCCGGGTTCGATCGCAACAGTATGCTCACCCCCGAAGCCGTTGCCCAAGCCATCCTACAAGCGGTACAACTCCCACAAGGAGCTGTGCTGGAGGAGGTGACGATTATGCCTAGTGGCGGTGCGTTCTAG
- the ppk1 gene encoding polyphosphate kinase 1: MAKTKKPVSDSSSKTTKASPVKAEALQQPQNYFNRELSWLEFNYRVLYEALDDRTPLLERLKFMAIVSMNLDEFFMVRVAGLKQQVKAEVRKLTPDGRSPQKQLNDISDRLHPIFAEQHQHFQMTLRPLLAEQGIYLLDYIDLNQEQRAYLQTYFEEKIFPVLTPLAVDPGHPFPFISNLSLNLAVVVKDPEIDQEHFARVKVPKVLPRFIELPHDSDGDSNPEDMTWIGVPLEQVIAHNLEALFPGMNIQEYHPFRITRNADIAVEEDEADDLLLAIEQELRKRRWGGSVVRMEVPSTLSPEVRDMLMRELSLNPEDVYEVEGLLGLGDLMSFMGLPRPELKDVPWTPVIPARLRRFSDVDFDFSQSGNDGDGDLFTEIRERGDVLFHHPYHSFTATVQHFITTAAHDPNVLAIKMTLYRTSGDSPIIHSLIDAAENGKQVAVLVELKARFDEENNILWARKLEQAGVHVVYGLVGLKTHTKISMVVRQEKQHIRRYVHIGTGNYNPKTAKLYTDLGILTCNDAIGADLTDLFNHLTGYSRQRSYRKLLVAPVNMRDRMEALIRQEINHAKQGGTGRIVAKMNALVDPSLIATLYEASQVGVQIDLIVRGICCLRPGIEGLSENIRVISVIGRFLEHSRIFYFYNEGQEQVFIGSADWMPRNLNRRVEAVVPVENPVIAKDLQEILGIMLSDNRQAWELQPDGSYRQRRPSEDGVAQGSHEILMQMARTN; this comes from the coding sequence ATGGCAAAGACAAAGAAACCCGTCTCAGATTCATCGAGCAAAACAACCAAAGCAAGTCCCGTTAAAGCCGAAGCCCTGCAACAGCCGCAAAACTACTTTAACCGGGAATTGAGCTGGCTGGAATTTAACTATCGGGTTCTTTATGAAGCCCTCGATGATCGGACTCCCCTGCTTGAACGACTCAAGTTTATGGCCATCGTCAGTATGAACTTAGACGAGTTCTTTATGGTGCGGGTGGCAGGACTCAAACAACAGGTCAAAGCCGAAGTTCGCAAACTCACCCCTGATGGCCGCAGTCCCCAAAAGCAACTGAATGACATCAGCGATCGCCTCCATCCCATCTTCGCCGAACAACATCAGCATTTTCAGATGACACTACGGCCCCTACTGGCCGAACAAGGGATTTATCTGCTCGACTATATCGACCTCAACCAAGAACAACGGGCCTACCTACAAACCTACTTCGAGGAGAAAATTTTTCCCGTCCTCACTCCCCTAGCAGTCGATCCCGGTCACCCCTTCCCCTTCATTTCTAACCTCAGTCTGAACTTAGCCGTCGTCGTCAAAGATCCTGAAATCGATCAAGAACACTTTGCCCGCGTTAAAGTCCCCAAAGTACTGCCCCGCTTTATTGAACTCCCCCATGACTCCGATGGCGACTCCAACCCCGAGGATATGACCTGGATTGGGGTTCCCCTAGAACAAGTCATCGCCCATAACCTAGAAGCCCTGTTCCCAGGGATGAACATCCAAGAATATCACCCCTTCCGCATTACTCGTAACGCCGATATTGCCGTTGAGGAAGACGAAGCCGACGACTTGCTGCTGGCCATTGAACAGGAACTGCGGAAACGACGTTGGGGTGGATCTGTGGTGCGGATGGAAGTCCCCTCAACCCTCTCCCCTGAAGTGCGAGATATGTTGATGCGGGAGTTATCCCTAAACCCGGAAGATGTCTATGAAGTAGAAGGCCTCCTAGGATTAGGGGATTTAATGTCCTTTATGGGACTCCCGAGACCCGAACTTAAAGACGTTCCCTGGACACCTGTGATTCCTGCTCGCTTGCGGCGCTTTAGTGATGTGGATTTTGACTTCAGTCAATCAGGGAATGACGGGGATGGCGACCTATTTACAGAAATTCGGGAACGGGGCGATGTCCTCTTTCATCATCCCTATCACTCCTTTACAGCTACTGTTCAGCATTTTATTACCACCGCTGCCCACGACCCCAATGTCTTAGCCATCAAAATGACCCTCTATCGTACCTCCGGGGACTCACCGATTATTCATTCCCTGATTGATGCGGCGGAAAATGGCAAGCAAGTGGCTGTTTTAGTAGAACTCAAGGCCCGATTTGATGAGGAAAATAATATCCTCTGGGCTAGAAAGTTAGAACAGGCTGGGGTTCACGTGGTGTATGGACTGGTGGGCCTCAAAACCCATACCAAAATTTCCATGGTGGTACGCCAGGAGAAACAGCATATCCGTCGCTACGTCCATATTGGAACAGGGAATTACAACCCCAAAACCGCCAAACTTTATACAGACTTGGGGATTCTCACCTGTAACGATGCCATTGGTGCAGACTTAACAGATTTGTTTAACCACCTCACCGGCTACTCTCGCCAGCGGTCCTATCGTAAGCTCTTGGTGGCCCCGGTGAATATGCGCGATCGCATGGAGGCTCTGATTCGCCAGGAAATTAATCATGCTAAACAGGGCGGGACTGGACGCATTGTGGCTAAAATGAATGCCCTCGTCGACCCGAGTTTGATTGCGACGCTTTATGAAGCGTCTCAGGTGGGGGTGCAAATTGATCTAATCGTCCGAGGGATTTGTTGTCTGCGCCCTGGTATTGAGGGATTGAGCGAGAATATCCGCGTCATTAGTGTAATTGGGCGCTTTTTAGAACATTCACGCATCTTTTACTTCTATAATGAGGGACAAGAGCAGGTGTTTATCGGCAGTGCGGACTGGATGCCCCGAAACTTAAATCGCCGAGTTGAGGCGGTGGTTCCGGTGGAAAATCCCGTCATTGCCAAGGACTTACAAGAAATCCTCGGCATTATGCTCTCGGATAATCGTCAGGCTTGGGAACTACAGCCAGATGGCTCGTACCGTCAACGCCGTCCTAGCGAGGATGGGGTGGCTCAAGGCTCTCATGAGATTCTCATGCAGATGGCAAGGACTAATTAA
- a CDS encoding superoxide dismutase: MAFTLPELPYAKDALAPHISAQTLEFHHGKHHAGYVTKLNAAIEGSDLEGKSLEDIIKATAGNPEKSGIFNNAAQVWNHSFYWQCMKPGGGGQPGGALAAKINTQFGGFDKLVAELKAAGGGQFGSGWAWLVQDGDSLKVVKTLNAENPITQGLKPLLTIDVWEHAYYLDYQNKRPDYLDTFLSSLVNWDFVASQMS; encoded by the coding sequence ATGGCATTCACACTTCCTGAACTACCCTACGCTAAAGACGCACTAGCCCCCCATATTTCCGCGCAGACCCTAGAATTTCACCATGGCAAGCACCATGCTGGGTATGTCACAAAACTCAATGCTGCCATTGAAGGGAGTGATCTTGAGGGCAAATCCTTAGAAGATATCATCAAAGCCACCGCCGGCAATCCTGAGAAATCCGGCATCTTCAACAACGCCGCCCAAGTCTGGAACCACAGCTTCTACTGGCAGTGCATGAAACCCGGTGGTGGTGGCCAACCCGGCGGCGCACTCGCTGCAAAAATCAACACCCAATTCGGTGGCTTCGACAAACTGGTTGCTGAACTCAAAGCCGCTGGTGGCGGTCAGTTCGGCAGCGGTTGGGCTTGGCTGGTGCAAGATGGCGACAGCCTGAAAGTGGTCAAAACCCTCAACGCTGAGAACCCCATCACCCAAGGACTCAAGCCTCTTTTGACCATCGATGTTTGGGAACATGCCTACTATCTGGACTACCAAAACAAACGTCCTGACTACCTAGACACCTTCCTCAGCAGCCTCGTGAACTGGGACTTCGTCGCCAGCCAAATGAGCTAG
- a CDS encoding ROK family protein — MHPSVIGIDLGGTAIKLGQFTREGDCLGQLQVATPQPASPEAVLGAIAAAVAELDPAGTSLALGLGTPGPTDAAGRIARVAINLAGWQNVPVAEVLEQQTGRPTILANDANCAGLGEAWLGAGRDVQNLILLTLGTGVGGAIILDGRLFVGRNGTAGELGLITLNPQGPPCNSGNQGSLEQYASVQAIRRETGLEPHELAAKAEAGDGGAIAYWQQYGQRLGAGLASLVYVLTPEAILLGGGIAAAAPLFLGATEAELQRRVLPSSREGLSLRLAELGNRAGMVGAAQLAWQLLARNAS; from the coding sequence ATGCACCCAAGCGTCATTGGTATTGATCTCGGCGGAACCGCGATTAAACTGGGACAGTTTACCCGTGAGGGAGACTGTTTAGGGCAGTTACAGGTAGCCACACCGCAACCGGCGAGTCCTGAAGCGGTGTTAGGGGCGATCGCCGCAGCGGTGGCAGAACTCGACCCCGCCGGAACCAGTCTGGCCCTGGGGTTGGGAACGCCGGGCCCCACGGATGCCGCCGGACGTATTGCTCGGGTGGCCATTAACTTAGCTGGTTGGCAGAATGTGCCGGTGGCTGAGGTGTTAGAACAGCAGACGGGACGGCCGACAATTTTGGCGAATGACGCCAATTGTGCCGGATTGGGAGAGGCCTGGCTTGGTGCGGGCCGGGATGTGCAGAATTTGATTCTCTTGACCCTAGGAACCGGGGTGGGGGGAGCGATTATCCTCGATGGCCGGCTCTTTGTGGGGCGTAACGGGACGGCGGGAGAGTTGGGGTTGATTACCCTCAATCCCCAGGGTCCCCCCTGTAATAGCGGCAATCAGGGGTCCTTAGAACAATATGCTTCAGTCCAGGCGATTCGCCGCGAGACGGGGTTAGAGCCTCATGAGCTAGCCGCTAAAGCTGAGGCGGGGGATGGGGGGGCGATCGCCTATTGGCAACAGTATGGACAACGCTTGGGGGCCGGCTTAGCCAGTTTAGTTTATGTACTAACCCCCGAGGCGATTCTCCTCGGGGGCGGCATTGCGGCGGCGGCTCCCTTATTTTTAGGGGCCACCGAGGCCGAATTACAACGGCGAGTCTTGCCCAGTTCTCGGGAGGGACTCAGTCTGCGGCTGGCCGAGTTGGGCAATCGGGCGGGGATGGTGGGAGCGGCCCAACTGGCCTGGCAGTTGTTGGCGAGGAACGCCTCCTAG
- a CDS encoding DUF3593 domain-containing protein → MTLKDMLFAVSLFPYLGFLYFLTRSPETPRLALIGFYLLLLFVVVTIPAGIYAQVELGESLANVDWLHGSAEFFLTLSNLVVVLGFREAVKDTLGTTETTSPPDEF, encoded by the coding sequence ATGACACTCAAGGATATGCTGTTCGCTGTTTCCCTATTTCCCTATTTGGGGTTTCTCTACTTTCTGACGCGATCGCCCGAAACGCCTCGTTTGGCGCTGATTGGCTTCTATCTGTTACTGTTGTTCGTTGTGGTGACGATTCCAGCGGGGATTTATGCCCAGGTGGAGTTGGGTGAAAGCCTCGCGAATGTGGATTGGCTCCATGGTAGTGCTGAGTTTTTCCTGACCCTGTCCAACTTGGTGGTGGTGTTGGGATTTCGCGAAGCCGTCAAGGACACCCTGGGGACAACGGAGACCACGTCTCCCCCGGATGAGTTCTAA